In the Populus trichocarpa isolate Nisqually-1 chromosome 1, P.trichocarpa_v4.1, whole genome shotgun sequence genome, one interval contains:
- the LOC18094704 gene encoding protein TIFY 10A, translated as MANLAQNSCKSPDQISSFAKKCNLLSQYLKEKGSFGDISLGINGKAPEVKGPETSDLPATTLNLLTNMENSSEHITFRQKPVASSNMMKSMDFFPQFVGFSPSNYTEDAINKADNHLRKSSTMDPGPTQMTIFYAGKLTVFNDIPAGKAEEIMALATKGSSISPNGFPSDPSIIKVNSANSVAALDSNNAQQRLHLQSEAPNGSDVPHATRASLHRFFSKRKERVTARAPYQTHNPTHDLPSSSRPKEDSNSLLALNEGQSSKQLELKL; from the exons ATGGCGAATTTAGCACAGAATTCCTGCAAGTCACCTGACCAGATATCGAGCTTTGCTAAAAAATGCAATCTTTTGAGCCAGTACTTGAAGGAGAAAGGGAGCTTTGGAGACATCAGCCTTGGAATCAATGGAAAGGCTCCTGAAGTTAAAG gTCCTGAGACATCTGATTTGCCAGCAACAACATTGAATCTACTCACCAACATGGAAAATTCATCTGAACATATCACTTTCAGACAAAAGCCTGTGGCATCTTCAAACATGATGAAATCCATGGATTTCTTTCCTCAGTTTGTGGGTTTCAGTCCTTCAAATTACACAGAAGACGCCATCAACAAGGCTGATAATCACTTGAG GAAATCATCTACAATGGATCCTGGACCTACCCAAATGACTATATTTTACGCTGGAAAACTGACTGTGTTTAATGACATTCCGGCTGGTAAGGCCGAGGAGATCATGGCTTTGGCCACCAAGGGAAGCTCTATCAGTCCTAATGGGTTTCCCTCTGATCCTTCAATAATAAAAGTTAACTCCGCCAATTCTGTTGCTGCTCTTGATTCCAATAATGCCCAACAAAGACTGCATTTACAATCTGAAGCGCCTAACGGTTCAG atGTGCCACATGCTACAAGAGCATCACTTCATCGGTTCTTCTCCAAGAGGAAAGAAAG GGTTACAGCAAGAGCACCGTATCAAACACACAACCCAACTCATGATCTTCCTAGTTCGTCAAGACCCAAAGAAGACAGTAACTCGTTGCTTGCCCTAAACGAAGGCCAATCATCAAAGCAGCTAGAGCTTAAGTTGTAA